The Nitrospinaceae bacterium genome includes a window with the following:
- a CDS encoding alcohol dehydrogenase catalytic domain-containing protein produces MPENGEVRYGEAVKDNMEAVVMTAPETLEIKQVSVPEPLVGEVLVKVECTTICGTDIEIIKGTHIPRWPPQLPAILGHEWAGRIVAMGAHTEGFGFEMGDHVAGTSHAGCGTCRMCHIGRYNLCYNYGKTITGHRQYGHVSQGSYSEYVTNNLRALHKMPKDMSFEYGSAVDPAACGLWTAKRAGINAGDTVIVLGSGPIGVFAYESARALGAGRIIVVGGGKRLEIIGEQGAETVSYREGKVVEQIKEMTNGMMGNVVLETAGQKESFQWAIDCAGKGSRVALTGIPEEIPDIAWKRVVLEEMDIFGVRANPNCGDEVIGLIRGGQIRIDPYITHRFPLKQYQEAHDIFVARQDGALLVNLTPGA; encoded by the coding sequence ATGCCGGAAAATGGTGAGGTTCGTTATGGTGAGGCGGTAAAAGATAATATGGAGGCGGTTGTGATGACCGCTCCTGAGACCTTGGAGATTAAGCAGGTTTCAGTTCCCGAGCCACTGGTGGGCGAGGTGCTCGTCAAGGTTGAGTGCACCACCATATGTGGCACGGACATAGAAATAATTAAGGGAACACACATTCCCCGCTGGCCTCCGCAGCTTCCCGCCATTCTTGGGCATGAATGGGCGGGCCGAATCGTGGCGATGGGCGCTCACACCGAGGGGTTCGGTTTCGAGATGGGAGACCATGTGGCCGGCACAAGCCATGCGGGATGTGGCACCTGCAGAATGTGCCATATTGGCCGTTATAATCTTTGCTACAACTATGGGAAAACGATTACAGGGCATCGTCAGTACGGGCACGTTTCCCAGGGCTCCTACTCAGAGTATGTAACCAACAATCTCCGGGCGCTACATAAGATGCCAAAGGACATGTCGTTCGAGTATGGCTCGGCGGTCGATCCCGCAGCCTGCGGTCTTTGGACGGCTAAGCGGGCCGGGATTAACGCGGGCGATACCGTAATTGTTTTGGGCTCTGGGCCCATTGGGGTTTTTGCCTACGAATCTGCCCGGGCACTGGGTGCGGGCCGCATCATAGTGGTTGGCGGTGGCAAGCGGCTTGAGATTATTGGTGAGCAGGGTGCCGAGACGGTTAGCTACCGCGAGGGTAAAGTGGTCGAGCAAATCAAAGAGATGACAAACGGGATGATGGGGAACGTGGTTCTTGAGACAGCGGGCCAGAAGGAGAGTTTTCAGTGGGCCATCGATTGTGCGGGCAAGGGCTCGCGGGTCGCGCTGACGGGAATTCCCGAGGAAATCCCCGATATTGCTTGGAAGCGCGTGGTGCTTGAGGAAATGGACATTTTCGGGGTCCGGGCGAATCCGAATTGTGGTGATGAGGTCATTGGCCTCATTCGGGGTGGCCAGATACGAATAGACCCCTATATTACGCACCGCTTCCCTCTTAAGCAGTATCAGGAGGCGCACGACATCTTTGTGGCGCGTCAGGATGGTGCTCTCTTGGTAAACCTTACGCCGGGTGCGTGA